In Mastigocladopsis repens PCC 10914, a single window of DNA contains:
- the gcvT gene encoding glycine cleavage system aminomethyltransferase GcvT, whose translation MANQEEIALSLARSPLYELAQELKARLTSFGGWEMPVQFVGITKEHEAVRNAAGMFDISHMGKFTLQGKNLISQLQYLVPSDLSRLQQGTAQYTVLLNPQAGIIDDIIFYYQGEDSTGEQRGVIIVNAATTYKDKAWLLQHLDQNEVKFQDLSPEKVLIAVQGPKASSILQSFVPEDLTPVKAFGHLETTILGKPAFVARTGYTGEDGFEVMVDPDVGIELWQSLLNAGVIPCGLGARDTLRLEAAMALYGQDIDDTTTPMEAGLGWLVHLDTKGDFIGRSVLERQKAGGVQRRLVGLQMQGRNIARHAYQVLSQGVVVGEVTSGTLSPTLGYPIALAYVPTELATVSQQLEVEIRGKAYPAVVVKRPFYRSKNRVTH comes from the coding sequence GTGGCTAATCAAGAAGAAATTGCCCTATCCTTAGCGCGATCGCCTTTATATGAACTTGCACAAGAACTGAAAGCACGACTCACCAGTTTTGGCGGTTGGGAAATGCCTGTACAGTTTGTTGGCATTACCAAGGAACATGAAGCTGTCAGAAATGCAGCAGGAATGTTCGATATTTCCCACATGGGCAAATTTACCCTTCAAGGGAAAAACCTGATTTCGCAACTCCAATATTTAGTTCCTTCAGACTTAAGCCGTTTGCAACAAGGGACAGCGCAATACACCGTATTGTTAAACCCCCAAGCTGGCATCATCGATGACATCATTTTTTACTACCAAGGCGAAGACAGCACTGGTGAACAACGGGGAGTGATAATTGTCAATGCTGCTACCACTTACAAGGATAAAGCATGGCTGTTGCAACACCTTGACCAGAATGAGGTGAAATTCCAAGACCTTTCACCAGAAAAAGTCTTAATTGCCGTGCAAGGACCAAAAGCAAGTAGCATCCTTCAGTCCTTTGTGCCAGAAGACTTAACTCCAGTCAAAGCATTTGGACACTTGGAGACGACAATACTAGGTAAACCAGCATTCGTTGCCCGCACAGGTTACACTGGGGAAGATGGCTTTGAGGTGATGGTAGATCCAGATGTAGGGATAGAATTATGGCAAAGTCTGCTCAATGCTGGTGTTATTCCCTGCGGACTCGGTGCGAGAGACACCCTAAGACTAGAGGCAGCAATGGCACTTTACGGGCAAGATATCGACGACACGACGACCCCAATGGAAGCTGGTTTAGGTTGGCTCGTTCATCTTGACACCAAAGGAGACTTTATTGGTCGGTCAGTCCTAGAAAGGCAAAAAGCCGGTGGAGTTCAACGCCGACTGGTAGGTTTGCAAATGCAAGGACGCAATATTGCCCGTCACGCCTACCAAGTACTATCACAAGGTGTAGTCGTTGGTGAAGTAACCAGTGGTACACTATCACCAACGCTTGGTTATCCCATTGCCTTAGCCTACGTTCCCACCGAGCTAGCAACTGTTAGTCAGCAGCTAGAAGTGGAAATTCGTGGTAAAGCTTACCCAGCGGTTGTGGTAAAACGTCCGTTTTATCGGTCAAAAAATCGTGTCACTCACTGA
- a CDS encoding orange carotenoid protein N-terminal domain-containing protein — translation MTFTTDSAQSRYPYAFNYSTQPSDAVTSAVVVFQSLSVDDQLAVLWYAYTEMSNSITPAATGVARLQLAEGLLNQIKQMSHHDEQLQVMRDLAAKRNTQVCRSYGILSNNTKLAFWYELSELMVQGFVVPMPNGYQLSRDGVKVLEQLKQLDFGQQITVFRKIVADMGVDPLAD, via the coding sequence ATGACTTTTACTACTGATTCAGCACAAAGCCGTTACCCTTATGCTTTCAATTACAGCACCCAACCTAGTGATGCTGTTACCTCAGCCGTGGTTGTTTTCCAGAGCCTAAGCGTAGATGACCAGTTGGCAGTGCTTTGGTATGCTTACACAGAGATGAGCAATTCTATCACACCAGCAGCCACAGGTGTAGCGCGTTTACAGTTAGCCGAAGGTTTGTTGAATCAAATTAAGCAAATGTCTCATCATGATGAGCAGTTACAGGTAATGCGTGACCTGGCTGCTAAAAGAAATACCCAGGTTTGTCGCTCCTACGGCATTCTGAGCAACAATACCAAATTGGCTTTTTGGTACGAACTATCAGAATTAATGGTTCAAGGCTTCGTCGTTCCTATGCCAAACGGCTATCAACTCTCTCGTGATGGTGTCAAGGTATTGGAACAGCTCAAGCAACTCGATTTTGGTCAACAAATTACAGTTTTCCGTAAAATCGTAGCAGACATGGGCGTTGACCCACTAGCTGACTAA
- the gcvP gene encoding aminomethyl-transferring glycine dehydrogenase: MVLYASHPKSNHQQMLEESSQISSFQERHIGPSPNDAQQMLEVLGYTNGNNTEESSHRFSPLDELINQAVPHAIRLSRPLKLPKAQSEYAALTQLKEIASKNQVFRSFIGMGYYDCITPPVIGRNILENPGWYTAYTPYQPEIAQGRLEALLNFQTMIIDLTGLEIANASLLDEATAAAEAMSMSYGFCKNKANTYFVSRDCHPQTIDVLQTRAQALGIDIIVGDHQTFDFSEPIFGAILQYPASDGTIYNYRAFVEKAHAEGALVTVAADPLSLTLLTPPGEFGADIAVGSTQRFGIPLGYGGPHAAYFATKQEYKRQVPGRIVGVSKDAQAKPALRLALQTREQHIRREKATSNICTAQVLLAVMASMYAVYHGSTGLKRIAENIHQITMILAEGLKRLGYGIGSEHFFDTLRIDLGKRSLEEILQACEARKINIRIFNARTVGISLDETTTEKDLIDLLEIFAGTDDLPFCVEDLALPTSPSPHLPLKRTTTYLTHPIFNRYHSETELLRYLHKLETKDLSLTTSMIPLGSCTMKLNATSEMIPVTWAEFGKIHPFAPQSQTQGYQILFQQLEEWLAEITGFAGISLQPNAGSQGEYTGLLVIRNYHESRSQGNRNICLIPQSAHGTNPASAVMCGMKVVSVACDSEGNVDLDDLKAKAQKHSKELAALMVTYPSTHGVFEEQIQEICAVVHAHGGQVYMDGANMNAQVGLCRPEDIGADVCHLNLHKTFCIPHGGGGPGMGPIGVASHLMPFLPGHSVVKMDGEQRIGAVSAAPWGSASILVISWMYIAMMGADGLTEATKVAILNANYIAKKLEPYYPVLYKGKNGLVAHECILDLRSLKKSALIEIDDVAKRLMDYGFHAPTVSWPVSGTIMVEPTESESKEELDRFCDAMIAIRQEIAEIESGKMDAQDNVLKNAPHTAESLIVGEWNHPYSREQAAYPAPWTREHKFWPAVGRIDNAYGDRNFVCSCLPMDVY, from the coding sequence GTGGTATTGTACGCCTCTCATCCCAAATCAAACCATCAGCAGATGCTGGAGGAAAGCAGTCAAATCAGTTCTTTTCAAGAACGGCACATTGGACCATCACCCAATGACGCCCAGCAAATGCTTGAGGTATTAGGCTATACCAACGGCAATAATACGGAAGAATCATCTCACCGTTTTTCGCCTCTTGATGAACTTATTAACCAAGCAGTACCGCATGCAATTCGGTTATCTCGTCCCTTAAAGTTGCCAAAGGCACAAAGTGAATACGCCGCACTGACTCAGTTAAAGGAAATAGCCTCAAAAAATCAAGTTTTCCGCTCGTTTATTGGCATGGGTTACTACGACTGTATCACCCCACCCGTAATTGGGCGCAATATCCTGGAAAACCCTGGTTGGTATACCGCCTACACTCCCTATCAACCAGAAATTGCCCAAGGACGACTAGAAGCGCTGTTGAATTTCCAAACCATGATTATCGACTTGACCGGTTTGGAAATTGCCAATGCTTCATTGCTAGATGAAGCCACAGCAGCAGCAGAAGCGATGAGCATGAGTTATGGTTTTTGTAAAAATAAAGCAAATACCTATTTTGTTTCTCGTGATTGTCATCCCCAAACCATAGACGTGTTACAAACACGTGCTCAAGCTTTGGGGATCGATATCATTGTCGGCGACCATCAAACCTTTGATTTTTCTGAACCGATTTTTGGAGCAATTCTGCAATACCCCGCCAGTGATGGCACAATTTACAACTACCGCGCTTTTGTAGAAAAGGCACATGCTGAGGGAGCATTGGTAACGGTAGCAGCAGACCCCTTAAGCCTAACTTTGCTGACACCCCCAGGTGAATTTGGCGCTGATATTGCCGTGGGAAGCACTCAGCGTTTTGGTATCCCCTTGGGCTACGGTGGACCTCACGCTGCATACTTTGCCACTAAACAAGAGTATAAGCGGCAAGTTCCAGGGCGAATTGTTGGTGTGTCAAAAGATGCTCAGGCTAAACCTGCGTTGCGTCTTGCCTTACAAACCCGGGAACAACATATTCGTCGCGAAAAAGCGACTAGCAATATTTGTACAGCACAGGTGTTGCTGGCAGTGATGGCGAGTATGTATGCTGTCTACCACGGTTCTACTGGACTTAAAAGAATTGCCGAAAACATCCATCAGATAACCATGATCCTGGCGGAAGGATTAAAGCGTTTGGGTTACGGCATCGGTTCGGAACATTTCTTTGATACCCTGCGGATAGATTTAGGAAAACGCAGTTTAGAAGAGATTTTACAAGCTTGTGAAGCACGTAAAATTAACATACGCATTTTCAATGCCAGGACTGTAGGTATATCCCTAGACGAAACCACTACAGAAAAAGACTTAATCGACCTGCTAGAAATTTTCGCAGGTACAGATGATTTGCCTTTCTGTGTGGAAGATTTAGCTCTCCCCACTTCCCCATCTCCCCATCTCCCTCTCAAGCGCACCACTACCTACCTCACCCACCCCATCTTCAACCGCTATCACTCAGAAACTGAGTTGTTGCGCTACCTGCATAAGCTGGAAACCAAGGACTTATCGCTGACGACATCGATGATTCCCTTAGGATCATGCACAATGAAGCTAAATGCGACATCTGAAATGATCCCAGTAACGTGGGCTGAGTTTGGTAAGATACATCCTTTTGCTCCTCAGTCGCAAACCCAAGGATATCAAATTCTGTTTCAGCAGCTTGAGGAATGGTTAGCTGAAATCACAGGGTTTGCAGGAATTTCGCTGCAACCGAATGCTGGTTCTCAAGGTGAATACACAGGGTTGCTAGTCATCAGGAACTATCACGAAAGCCGTTCTCAAGGAAACCGCAACATCTGTTTGATTCCCCAGTCAGCACACGGGACAAACCCTGCAAGTGCTGTGATGTGTGGGATGAAGGTGGTTTCTGTTGCTTGCGACTCTGAGGGGAATGTTGACTTAGATGACCTCAAGGCTAAGGCTCAAAAACATAGCAAAGAACTTGCGGCATTAATGGTAACATATCCCTCAACTCATGGTGTGTTCGAGGAGCAAATTCAAGAAATCTGCGCTGTTGTCCATGCTCATGGCGGACAAGTTTACATGGATGGGGCGAATATGAACGCCCAAGTCGGACTTTGCCGTCCTGAGGATATTGGCGCAGATGTCTGTCACTTGAACTTGCACAAAACCTTCTGCATCCCCCACGGTGGCGGTGGTCCTGGTATGGGACCCATTGGCGTCGCTTCCCATCTGATGCCTTTTCTCCCAGGACACTCTGTTGTCAAAATGGACGGTGAACAACGCATTGGTGCAGTTTCCGCTGCGCCTTGGGGTAGCGCCAGCATCCTTGTGATTTCTTGGATGTACATTGCGATGATGGGTGCAGATGGTTTGACGGAAGCAACCAAAGTGGCAATTCTCAATGCTAATTACATCGCCAAGAAACTTGAACCTTACTATCCCGTTTTGTATAAAGGGAAAAATGGTTTAGTTGCTCATGAGTGCATTTTGGATTTGCGTTCTCTCAAAAAATCTGCTCTGATCGAAATTGATGATGTTGCCAAGCGCCTGATGGACTATGGCTTCCATGCGCCCACTGTCTCCTGGCCCGTGTCGGGTACAATTATGGTAGAACCCACAGAAAGCGAATCTAAAGAAGAGTTAGATCGTTTTTGTGATGCGATGATTGCGATTCGTCAAGAAATCGCTGAAATTGAATCAGGTAAGATGGATGCTCAAGATAACGTCTTGAAGAATGCACCTCATACAGCAGAAAGCTTGATTGTTGGGGAATGGAATCATCCCTATTCTCGGGAACAAGCCGCATACCCCGCACCTTGGACTCGTGAGCATAAATTCTGGCCTGCAGTTGGTAGGATTGATAATGCCTACGGCGATAGAAATTTTGTTTGCTCTTGTCTGCCAATGGATGTGTATTAA
- the gcvH gene encoding glycine cleavage system protein GcvH, with product MCMFEYPEDLRYLDTHEYVRLEGEIATIGITAFAVDQLGDIVFLELPEIGDALMKEESFGTIESVKAVEDLNSPMTGTVIERNEILIESPEQLAEDPYGEGWLLKLRVNDPSEIDDALTANEYSSQVEG from the coding sequence ATATGTATGTTTGAATATCCCGAAGATTTGAGATACTTGGATACTCATGAATACGTGCGTCTTGAGGGCGAAATTGCCACCATTGGCATTACCGCCTTTGCCGTAGATCAATTGGGTGACATTGTGTTTTTGGAACTCCCAGAAATCGGCGATGCTCTCATGAAGGAAGAAAGCTTTGGCACAATTGAATCAGTGAAAGCTGTGGAAGACCTTAACTCCCCAATGACTGGTACAGTTATAGAACGCAATGAAATCTTGATAGAATCACCCGAACAGTTGGCAGAAGACCCTTACGGGGAGGGGTGGTTGCTGAAATTACGCGTCAACGACCCTAGTGAAATTGATGATGCTTTGACTGCAAATGAGTATAGTTCCCAGGTAGAAGGGTAG
- a CDS encoding HAD-IA family hydrolase produces MTQKVIIFDFDGTIADTVDALVSIANRLAQEFGYIQITHEELALLRNLSSREIIKYSGISILKIPFLVKKVKAELKSKIKELKPISGIKEALIVLKNEGYRLGIITSNSQDNVTNFLKANDLDNLFDFIYSGVTIFGKTTIINNVLKQKQIKPQEVIYVGDETRDIEASKKANIKVIAVTWGFNSQEVLAKQNPDFLIHHPYDLLEVIKGLRSCL; encoded by the coding sequence ATGACCCAGAAAGTAATTATTTTTGATTTTGATGGCACAATTGCTGATACAGTAGATGCTTTGGTAAGTATTGCCAATCGTTTAGCCCAAGAGTTTGGTTATATACAAATCACTCACGAGGAACTTGCCCTCTTGAGAAACTTAAGCTCTAGAGAAATTATTAAGTACTCAGGAATCTCAATTTTGAAAATTCCTTTTTTGGTTAAAAAAGTTAAAGCTGAATTGAAAAGTAAAATTAAAGAATTAAAGCCAATTTCAGGAATTAAAGAAGCGCTAATAGTGCTCAAGAATGAAGGTTACAGATTAGGGATTATAACTTCTAATTCTCAAGACAATGTTACAAATTTTCTCAAAGCCAATGACTTAGATAACTTATTTGATTTTATCTACTCAGGAGTCACGATCTTTGGAAAAACAACGATAATTAACAACGTATTAAAACAAAAACAAATAAAACCTCAAGAAGTTATTTATGTAGGAGATGAAACCCGAGACATAGAAGCATCAAAGAAAGCAAATATTAAGGTGATTGCGGTAACTTGGGGGTTTAATTCACAAGAAGTTCTGGCAAAACAAAATCCAGATTTTTTGATTCATCATCCCTACGACTTGTTGGAAGTGATAAAGGGGTTAAGAAGCTGTTTGTAA
- the queG gene encoding tRNA epoxyqueuosine(34) reductase QueG — MNRSPGTNSTEVKKKALELGFHKVGIAAVDGEDATQTQRLQAWLALGYHADMEWMANPKRQDIRSCMPEVQTIISVALNYYTPHQRPETEEHAKISRYAWGRDYHKVMHKKLKALTIWLQGLDEGIQARYYADTGPVQDKVWAQRAGIGWIAKNGNVITPEYGSWVFLGEVLTNLELESDRPHTEHCGSCTRCMEACPTDAITQPFVVDANRCIAYHTIENRNEELPQTVTPHLQGWVAGCDICQEVCPWNQRFANQTDVAEFQPYSGNLDPKLLELAQISDQEWDRQFPASALRRIKPDMLRRNARANLNAFPQAKE, encoded by the coding sequence ATGAATCGATCCCCGGGAACAAACAGCACTGAGGTAAAAAAGAAGGCTCTAGAGTTGGGATTCCACAAGGTTGGGATTGCTGCGGTAGACGGGGAAGATGCCACACAGACGCAAAGATTGCAAGCTTGGCTGGCATTGGGTTATCACGCTGATATGGAATGGATGGCAAATCCTAAGCGCCAAGATATTCGCTCTTGTATGCCAGAGGTGCAAACTATAATTAGTGTCGCTCTTAACTACTACACACCTCATCAACGTCCCGAAACAGAAGAACACGCCAAAATTTCTCGGTATGCTTGGGGACGCGATTATCACAAAGTCATGCACAAAAAACTCAAAGCACTGACAATTTGGCTGCAAGGACTTGATGAAGGCATTCAAGCACGATATTATGCAGACACTGGTCCAGTGCAAGATAAAGTATGGGCGCAAAGAGCTGGAATTGGTTGGATTGCCAAGAATGGGAATGTGATAACGCCCGAGTATGGCTCTTGGGTGTTTTTAGGGGAAGTGCTAACGAATTTGGAGTTGGAAAGCGATCGCCCGCATACAGAACACTGTGGTAGTTGTACTCGTTGTATGGAGGCGTGTCCCACAGATGCTATTACCCAACCGTTTGTGGTAGATGCCAATCGCTGCATTGCCTATCATACAATTGAAAATCGGAATGAAGAATTGCCCCAGACAGTGACACCCCATTTACAAGGCTGGGTAGCTGGTTGCGATATCTGTCAAGAAGTTTGTCCTTGGAATCAGCGTTTTGCCAACCAAACAGATGTTGCAGAATTTCAGCCATATTCTGGGAATCTTGACCCTAAATTGCTAGAATTAGCCCAAATCTCAGATCAGGAATGGGATAGACAATTTCCGGCATCGGCGTTGCGGCGGATTAAGCCAGATATGTTACGACGGAATGCCCGTGCTAATCTAAACGCATTCCCCCAGGCGAAAGAATGA
- a CDS encoding pentapeptide repeat-containing protein: MRYRQVLTGLVLAIVLFLFPLSAEAASSSSISRSAGNALKGQDFSGQSLIGEEYSNLNLENANFSNANLRGGVFNSSVLQGVNLHGVDFSEGIAYLVVFKDADLSDAIFTNAMMLRSTFDNVEITGADFSNAVIDRLQVKKLCAEASGVNSKTGVSTSESLGCS; encoded by the coding sequence ATGAGGTATCGGCAAGTCCTAACTGGGTTGGTCTTAGCTATAGTTCTTTTCTTGTTTCCCCTGTCGGCAGAAGCAGCAAGTTCTTCCAGTATCAGCCGTTCTGCAGGCAATGCACTCAAAGGTCAGGATTTCTCTGGTCAAAGCTTGATTGGCGAAGAGTATAGTAATCTCAATTTGGAGAACGCTAACTTTAGCAATGCAAATTTGCGTGGTGGAGTTTTTAACAGTTCGGTATTGCAGGGAGTCAATCTGCATGGTGTAGATTTTAGTGAGGGCATAGCCTACCTTGTCGTCTTCAAGGACGCTGATTTAAGCGATGCAATTTTTACAAACGCAATGATGTTGCGTTCTACTTTTGATAATGTTGAGATCACAGGTGCTGATTTCAGCAATGCAGTTATAGATCGTCTACAAGTGAAAAAACTTTGTGCTGAGGCAAGTGGGGTAAATTCTAAAACTGGTGTTTCTACAAGTGAGTCTCTAGGGTGTAGTTAG